GTAACAGTTTCACCGGATCCTAATCTCTCCCTTGATAATCCGGATACAGGATGAGCATAATCATAAAAGTATCTAAATGTTGCCCTTTCAGTCATATCTAAAAATTCTTCGTCTGTCATCGGATGAGGTGCACATTCAACGCTGTCGCTTAGAAGTGATTCATTTCCACTCGAATCATAAGCACTGACTTTGAAATAGTAAGTTAAAGTTGCTGAACCAAGATATAGATATATATAGCTTTGAGATTTTGGAACATTCAAATAAAATGTAAATACTCCACCTGTGCTTTTGTATATTTTATAACCTAATAGATCTGTTTCGGAGTTTTCCAACCAGTCAACCTCAACATGTTTTTCATACCTGAAACCTTGAACATTCTGGGGTGTTCCCGGTGGATTTACATCCTGCCCCAAGAGAAAAGGAGAAATGTTTAAAGTAATAAATACAAACATTGAATAAATACATTTTCTAATCATCTTTTTTCCTTTACGATAAATAATTAATAAATATTTTATCGTTTTGATTTAATAATCTTATAAGAAAAAGGTTTTAAAGTTTCGTTTTTAGAATTTACCTTAAATATCTTAGACTGATTATGATAATTTATTAAAAACATATATGAATGCTTTTTACCTTTTCTTATAACATACTGAATGTCAGGATCAGATACATTGGCTTGTCTTTTTATTTTATCAAGTGATACAATTTTTTCGTATAAGTGTAAATGTTCATTGCTTGAATATCCAAAGGTAAATCCCAGTGATGTTAATAATCCTTTCCCGATTTTTTTTCTTATACCACAAACATCGCCGGAATTAGTTTTAGAAACTATCTCAGCATTAGTTGACTTATATATTTGTTTCTCTTTAAAAACAGTAAATATATCTTTGATCCCAAACGCCTCAACCTTATTCAAACTTACTGATCTATCAATTTCTATATTCAATTCATCTTGCAATACATTACAAGGATTGAGATACAAATCCAGAGTTGGAATAACTGGATAAATGATCAGATGTCCGCCTTGTTTAACAAAAGCGGCTAACAAACCTTGTGTGGTAGCATCCATAAATTCAGTAGCCGTAACCCACAGTTGTTTATATTTTAAAAGTACTTCGACAGATACGTTTTCTAAATCTTTTATATCATAATTAAAATTGAGTGTTTGTAAGCTTCTGAGCAAACCATTAAAAAATATTTCTTCACGAACAAACCGCGGATCGAGTAAAAGCCCAAGTTTTTCTACGTCAAGTTTTTTTTCCTTAAGCATTTGAGAAGTAGTAAGCTCAGTATAAAAATATGGTTTGTAAAGTCCCACACATATTTGAGATGAAGTTTTACTTAATAACAAATCCTCTTTTTCTTTATTGATAAATAGATCCACTTTTTTGACTGCATCATATAACTTTGATTTAATACCATTTGCAATTAAAGGAGTTTGATAATAAAAGGTTTTGCCATAAAACCCTTTTTGATCATAATTTATACCTTGAGAAAACATATAATAATTAAAGCTTTTTAATCCATGAGCAAGTGAGGCATAATAAAATGTTTCTAAATCATTGGCATCACTTTTAACATGGTGTTCACGAGTGCCAGCTTGAAATTCAGCAGCCCAAACAGGTCCATAAGGCTGCATTGCCTCCAGAATCTTATTGCAAGCTAAATCTGAATGCGCATTTC
Above is a genomic segment from Ignavibacteriales bacterium containing:
- a CDS encoding beta-galactosidase is translated as MSFIAEKGYFVKNEIPHFVISGEIHYFRLDPRLWEKHLKLLKLSGANTTSTYIPWDWHEYEENKFDFSGETDPARNLIKYIELCKKIGLDLIVKPGPYILAEYEAHGLPGWLINKVDKGAHALDEYGNIISPDLMSYLSEEYLHYSFLWYDKVMPIVAKYQESNGGPIIMMQVCNEVGVFQWLYGKIDYNPIVIKLYKEFLVDKYKSIEKLNAIYGKNYSSFENISAPVGKIENKQDYCAYYDFHLFYRHYYALYLDTLINKIRSFNFNLQLTHNIPGWIYGSAAELPMLISTYEEILRTRKDIVFGLDHIPEFVSFRNAHSDLACNKILEAMQPYGPVWAAEFQAGTREHHVKSDANDLETFYYASLAHGLKSFNYYMFSQGINYDQKGFYGKTFYYQTPLIANGIKSKLYDAVKKVDLFINKEKEDLLLSKTSSQICVGLYKPYFYTELTTSQMLKEKKLDVEKLGLLLDPRFVREEIFFNGLLRSLQTLNFNYDIKDLENVSVEVLLKYKQLWVTATEFMDATTQGLLAAFVKQGGHLIIYPVIPTLDLYLNPCNVLQDELNIEIDRSVSLNKVEAFGIKDIFTVFKEKQIYKSTNAEIVSKTNSGDVCGIRKKIGKGLLTSLGFTFGYSSNEHLHLYEKIVSLDKIKRQANVSDPDIQYVIRKGKKHSYMFLINYHNQSKIFKVNSKNETLKPFSYKIIKSKR